The Prevotella sp. E9-3 genome has a window encoding:
- a CDS encoding fimbrillin family protein has product MRFKNILYAAAAAMALTACSSDDEQSFVSQFPEDGVMRFTTNLVDPTAVITRASITGSDVNQNGQQFQVKIVNPTSATYSYFNTVQYDGSEWTPINRMLWQNDQQSITVTAAYKQGNTFSDYDFIVGANLTVAADQSTEAKLKQQDLLTMPTKTIANPSIEETLMQNGKLVINFYHALTKLDVTLELKDEFYALNQNTANISDVKISGTNLGYNFKAMETANENYGTVTDAATPVAGDILPMKGTCTDATADSKHSTATYESIIVPQQIAAGALTVSFKIGTRSFSWTNTQSYTLEQGKQYTLPLTVGNDGVTAGSRAFTVTSWEDQPGDNLGTE; this is encoded by the coding sequence ATGAGATTCAAAAACATTCTTTACGCAGCCGCAGCAGCCATGGCGCTGACGGCATGCTCCAGCGACGACGAGCAGAGCTTCGTCTCGCAGTTCCCCGAGGACGGCGTGATGCGTTTCACCACCAACCTCGTTGACCCCACGGCTGTAATCACCCGCGCCAGCATCACTGGCAGCGACGTGAACCAGAACGGTCAGCAGTTCCAGGTGAAGATTGTCAACCCCACATCGGCCACCTACAGCTACTTCAATACCGTACAGTACGACGGCAGCGAGTGGACGCCCATAAACCGTATGCTCTGGCAGAACGACCAGCAGAGCATCACCGTGACTGCCGCCTACAAGCAGGGCAATACGTTCAGCGACTATGACTTCATCGTCGGTGCCAACCTCACCGTGGCTGCCGACCAGAGCACCGAGGCCAAGCTGAAGCAGCAGGACCTGCTGACCATGCCGACAAAGACCATCGCCAACCCCTCTATCGAGGAGACGCTGATGCAGAACGGCAAGTTGGTCATCAACTTCTACCACGCCCTGACCAAGCTCGACGTGACGCTGGAGCTGAAGGACGAGTTTTATGCCTTGAACCAGAACACCGCCAACATCAGCGATGTGAAAATCAGCGGCACCAACCTGGGCTATAACTTCAAGGCCATGGAGACCGCCAATGAGAACTACGGCACCGTGACCGACGCCGCTACCCCCGTTGCCGGCGACATCCTGCCCATGAAGGGTACCTGCACCGATGCCACGGCTGACAGCAAGCACAGCACCGCCACCTACGAGAGCATCATCGTGCCGCAGCAGATTGCCGCCGGTGCCCTGACCGTATCGTTCAAGATTGGCACGCGCTCGTTCTCGTGGACCAACACCCAGTCCTACACCCTCGAGCAGGGCAAGCAGTACACCCTGCCCCTCACCGTGGGTAACGACGGCGTGACCGCAGGCTCCCGCGCCTTCACCGTCACCTCATGGGAAGACCAGCCCGGCGACAACCTCGGCACTGAGTAA